A DNA window from Salvelinus sp. IW2-2015 linkage group LG4q.1:29, ASM291031v2, whole genome shotgun sequence contains the following coding sequences:
- the snupn gene encoding snurportin-1, whose product MDDLTQALSASFAVSKEANSTAAPHPRMAQYKTKFSVLEQSERRRRFLDLQKTKRLNYVNHARRLADGDWTGADSDEEAVVVDRKEEEQQKEKDAEDDGMEIERKKLPKYYANQLMLSEWLVDVPQELDTDWLMVVCPVGKRSLIVASKGSTAAYTKSGYCVNRFPSLLPGGNRHNSAMGKDYTILDCIYSEVERTYFILDVMCWRGHPVYDCPTEFRFYWLQSKVQETDGMADIAKRNPFKFVSLQSTACSTEAIQQALATEYNFNVDGLLFYHRQTHYTPGSTPLVGWLRPYMVVDILGMEVPVGPLTAKPEYAGHQLAQIREHKKTSDHVRPGDLNGRYELEHLSTPDQEKGDGDAATSPRSRPLKESRMETSEERELASR is encoded by the exons ATGGATGACCTCACCCAAGCTCTCTCGGCCAGCTTCGCCGTCTCGAAGGAGGCCAACAGCACAGCGGCCCCCCACCCACGGATGGCCCAGTACAAGACCAAGTTCAGCGTTTTGGAGCAAAGCGAGCGACGGCGGCGCTTTCTAGATCTGCAGAAAAC GAAAAGGCTGAATTATGTCAACCATGCACGCCGTCTGGCTGATGGGGACTGGACAGGGGCAGATAGTGATGAGGAAGCAGTGGTGGTGGACAGAAAGGAGGAGGAACAGCAGAAGGAGAAGGATGCAGAGGATGATGGGATGGAGATTGAGAGGAAGAAGTTGCCAAAGTACTATGCCAACCAG CTCATGCTGTCAGAGTGGCTAGTGGACGTCCCTCAGGAACTGGATACTGATTGGCTCATGGTGGTCTGTCCCGTGGGGAAGCGCTCTCTCATCGTCGCCTCCAAG GGGTCCACTGCAGCATACACCAAAAGTGGCTACTGTGTGAACCGCTTCCCTTCTCTGTTGCCTGGAGGGAACAGACACAACTCAGCAATGGGAAAAG ATTACACCATCCTGGACTGTATCTACAGTGAGGTGGAGCGGACCTACTTCATCCTGGATGTCATGTGTTGGAGGGGCCATCCAGTGTATGACTGTCCA ACAGAGTTCCGGTTCTACTGGCTCCAGTCGAAAGTCCAGGAGACGGATGGCATGGCTGACATTGCCAAGAGGAACCCT TTCAAGTTTGTGAGTCTTCAAAGCACTGCCTGCTCAACGGAAGCCATTCAGCAAGCACTTGCAACGGAGTACAACTTCAAT GTGGACGGACTTCTGTTTTACCACCGGCAGACCCACTACACCCCCGGCAGCACCCCTCTGGTGGGCTGGCTGCGGCCCTACATGGTGGTCGATATCCTGGGCATGGAGGTCCCGGTGGGGCCCCTCACCGCCAAGCCCGAGTATGCCGGCCACCAGCTGGCCCAGATCCGGGAGCACAAGAAGACCTCCGACCATGTCCGGCCAGGGGACCTGAACGGCCGCTACGAGCTGGAGCACCTATCCACCCCCGACCAGGAAAAGGGAGATGGCGATGCCGCCACCTCGCCCCGCAGCAGACCGCTGAAGGAATCTCGCATGGAGACCTCAGAAGAGCGCGAGTTAGCTAGCCGCTAA